The Thunnus thynnus chromosome 2, fThuThy2.1, whole genome shotgun sequence genome includes a region encoding these proteins:
- the LOC137201168 gene encoding ras-related protein Rab-27B-like: MADWDYDYLIKLLALGDSGVGKTTFLYRYTDNKFNRKFTTTVGIDFREKRVMYMGTGADGTTERNFKVHLQLWDTAGQERFRSLTTAFFRDAMGFLLMFDLTNQQSFLNVRNWMSQLQANAYCDSPDIVLVGTKADLRDVRDVHARQARDLADRYGIPYFETSAVSGVDVDKAVTTLLDLVMKRMEQSTYRGQSSEPNGSPVASHEVEEAPVRRRCAC; this comes from the exons ATGGCTGACTGGGATTATGATTATCTGATCAAACTGCTAGCGTTGGGGGACTCCGGGGTGGGAAAGACCACCTTCCTCTACAGGTACACCGACAACAAGTTCAACCGCAAGTTCACAACCACAGTTGGCATTGACTTCAGGGAAAAGAGAGTG ATGTACATGGGGACAGGTGCTGATGGGACGACTGAGAGGAACTTCAAAGTGCACCTTCAGCTTTGGGACACAGCAGGACAAGAGAG GTTCCGCAGCCTTACTACAGCTTTCTTCCGAGACGCCATGGGCTTTCTGCTGATGTTCGACTTGACCAATCAGCAAAGTTTCCTCAACGTCAGGAACTGGATGA GTCAGCTCCAGGCCAACGCGTACTGTGATAGTCCAGACATCGTGTTGGTGGGCACCAAGGCCGACCTCAGAGACGTGAGGGATGTTCATGCCAGGCAGGCCAGAGATCTGGCAGACAGATACGG CATCCCATACTTTGAGACGAGTGCAGTGTCGGGTGTTGACGTGGACAAGGCGGTGACTACCCTGCTGGACctggtgatgaagaggatggaGCAGAGCACCTACAGGGGCCAAAGCTCCGAACCCAACGGCAGCCCTGTAGCCAGCCATGAGGTGGAGGAGGCCCCCGTCAGGAGGAGGTGTGCCTGCTGA
- the poli gene encoding DNA polymerase iota isoform X1, which translates to MIRNPALRDVPLGIQQKYIIVTCNYVARQQGVTKLMSITDAKEKCPQLVLVKGEDLTHYREMSYKVTELLLSYCPLVERLGFDENYMDVTEMVETRLTQTVESNNYSFKGHVYNHSGADAKAADHPRLALGSHIAAELREALHSKLGLTGCAGVATNKLLAKLVSGAFKPNQQTTLLPENVSDIMGCLSGLRKLPGVGHQTTKRLQALGLVSLKDLQLFPLTDLVREFGGPSAQRLKNLALGVDDSPVTPTGAPQSLSDEDSFKKMSSTKDVLEKIQQLLNSLVERMHKDGRQPQTFRLTVRKYSATNKWFSRESRQCPIPNHIGQKITSGSGDEALVQLVPLAMKLFHKLVDTSSAFHLTLINVCFSNLQARGPAASGKGSITSFFTHSTSPAKTQILSSQSQDNSSQSGDSHHVDHRFSARSMITQHTSQKTVSTKSPSSSEAALRGFKRKQSTVVPLEASQLQKASCSTVGSDPNETNNTVTYRLPPNVDLEVFRLLPEEIQKEVLSPAYANSLPSSLMTTTNQSTPAAVVDIPHISESTSLLCPPPSKPVPQSFPDSQNLTDRKEAVNKPDPSDRATTVNHQQPPGTSSAPRENMTEEGRSSFPRSSDCEFPVNVDPKVFSELPLDVQRELMSEWKQQKPVLKTPASRKPGRSSMTKDKKSAGKTSQANNLLNYFKPS; encoded by the exons ATGATCAGAAACCCAGCACTAAGAGATGTCCCTTTAG GTATTCAGCAGAAGTACATCATAGTCACCTGCAACTATGTGGCAAGACAGCAGGGAGTCACCAAGCTGATGTCTATTACTGATGCAAAGGAGAAATGTCCTCAGCTGGTGTTGGTTAAAGGAGAAGACCTGACACACTACAGAGAAATGTCCTATAAAGTGACAG agctgctgctgtcctACTGTCCATTGGTCGAGAGGCTTGGATTTGATGAAAACTACATGGATGTCACAGAGATGGTAGAGACGAGACTGACACAGACAGTGGAGTCTAACAACTATTCATTTAAAGGACATGTCTACAACCATTCCG GTGCAGACGCTAAAGCCGCTGACCACCCGAGGTTGGCGTTAGGTTCACACATtgcagcagagctgagagaaGCCCTCCACAGCAAACTGGGCCTGACTGGCTGCGCTGGCGTCGCCACTAACAAGCTACTGGCCAAACTGGTGTCGGGTGCCTTTAAACCCAACCAGCAAACCACTCTGCTGCCGGAGAACGTCAGTGACATCATGGGCTGCCTGAGTGGCCTCCGCAAATTACCAG GGGTGGGACACCAAACCACTAAGAGACTTCAAGCCCTGGGACTGGTCAGCCTTAaagacctgcagctcttcccGTTGACTGACTTGGTGAGAGAGTTTGGAGGCCCCAGTGCTCAGCGCTTGAAGAATCTGGCCCTCGGTGTTGATGACTCGCCTGTGACCCCTACTGGGGCCCCTCAG TCTCTCAGTGATGAAGACTCCTTCAAGAAAATGTCATCAACTAAAGACGTGTTGGAAAAGATTCAACAGCTCCTGAACAGTCTGGTTGAGAG GATGCACAAAGATGGCAGGCAGCCTCAAACCTTCCGGCTTACCGTACGTAAATACTCAGCGACCAACAAGTGGTTCAGTCGGGAGAGCCGGCAGTGTCCGATCCCCAACCACATCGGACAGAAGATCACCTCTG GCAGCGGTGATGAAGCTCTGGTCCAGCTGGTCCCCCTGGCCATGAAACTTTTCCACAAGCTGGTGGACACCAGCTCAGCCTTCCATCTCACCCTCATCAATGTGTGCTTCAGTAACCTGCAGGCCAGAGGACCTGCCGCCAGCGGAAAGGGCTCAATAACGTCTTTCTTTACTCACAgcacatctcctgcaaaaacacaaatccTCTCATCACAAAGCCAG GACAATTCCTCTCAGAGTGGGGATAGTCACCACGTGGATCATCGGTTCAGCGCCCGCAGCATGATTACTCAACATACCTCACAAAAGACAGTCTCCACAAAAAGCCCCTCTAGCTCTGAGGCAGCATTACGTGGgttcaaaagaaaacagagcacTGTTGTCCCGTTAGAAGCGTCTCAGCTTCAGAAAGCATCCTGCAGCACAGTGGGGTCAGACCCCAATGAGACAAATAACACTGTGACATATCGACTGCCTCCAAATGTTGATCTGGAAGTGTTCAGGCTTCTCCCTGAGGAAATCCAGAAGGAGGTGTTATCTCCCGCCTACGCTAACTCCCTTCCCAGCTCTCTCATGACTACTACCAACCAGTCCACCCCTGCTGCAGTTGTTGATATCCCCCACATATCAGAGAGCACCTCTCTGCTGTGCCCCCCACCCTCCAAGCCTGTCCCACAGTCGTTTCCAGACTCACAAAAtctcacagacagaaaagaagcTGTAAACAAACCGGATCCATCAGACAGAGCAACCACCGTGAATCACCAGCAGCCTCCAGGCACAAGTTCAGCTCCAAGAGAAAACATGACGGAAGAAGGGAGATCATCATTCCCCCGGTCTTCTGACTGTGAGTTTCCAGTAAATGTGGACCCTAAGGTGTTTTCTGAGCTTCCACTGGATGTTCAGAGGGAGTTGATGTCTGAATGGAAGCAACAGAAGCCAGTCCTGAAGACCCCCGCATCGAGGAAACCAGGGAGAAGCTCGATGACCAAAGACAAAAAGTCTGCAGGAAAAACCAGTCAGGCAAACAATTTGTTGAATTATTTCAAACCCAGTTAG
- the poli gene encoding DNA polymerase iota isoform X2 — protein MIRNPALRDVPLGIQQKYIIVTCNYVARQQGVTKLMSITDAKEKCPQLVLVKGEDLTHYREMSYKVTELLLSYCPLVERLGFDENYMDVTEMVETRLTQTVESNNYSFKGHVYNHSDAKAADHPRLALGSHIAAELREALHSKLGLTGCAGVATNKLLAKLVSGAFKPNQQTTLLPENVSDIMGCLSGLRKLPGVGHQTTKRLQALGLVSLKDLQLFPLTDLVREFGGPSAQRLKNLALGVDDSPVTPTGAPQSLSDEDSFKKMSSTKDVLEKIQQLLNSLVERMHKDGRQPQTFRLTVRKYSATNKWFSRESRQCPIPNHIGQKITSGSGDEALVQLVPLAMKLFHKLVDTSSAFHLTLINVCFSNLQARGPAASGKGSITSFFTHSTSPAKTQILSSQSQDNSSQSGDSHHVDHRFSARSMITQHTSQKTVSTKSPSSSEAALRGFKRKQSTVVPLEASQLQKASCSTVGSDPNETNNTVTYRLPPNVDLEVFRLLPEEIQKEVLSPAYANSLPSSLMTTTNQSTPAAVVDIPHISESTSLLCPPPSKPVPQSFPDSQNLTDRKEAVNKPDPSDRATTVNHQQPPGTSSAPRENMTEEGRSSFPRSSDCEFPVNVDPKVFSELPLDVQRELMSEWKQQKPVLKTPASRKPGRSSMTKDKKSAGKTSQANNLLNYFKPS, from the exons ATGATCAGAAACCCAGCACTAAGAGATGTCCCTTTAG GTATTCAGCAGAAGTACATCATAGTCACCTGCAACTATGTGGCAAGACAGCAGGGAGTCACCAAGCTGATGTCTATTACTGATGCAAAGGAGAAATGTCCTCAGCTGGTGTTGGTTAAAGGAGAAGACCTGACACACTACAGAGAAATGTCCTATAAAGTGACAG agctgctgctgtcctACTGTCCATTGGTCGAGAGGCTTGGATTTGATGAAAACTACATGGATGTCACAGAGATGGTAGAGACGAGACTGACACAGACAGTGGAGTCTAACAACTATTCATTTAAAGGACATGTCTACAACCATTCCG ACGCTAAAGCCGCTGACCACCCGAGGTTGGCGTTAGGTTCACACATtgcagcagagctgagagaaGCCCTCCACAGCAAACTGGGCCTGACTGGCTGCGCTGGCGTCGCCACTAACAAGCTACTGGCCAAACTGGTGTCGGGTGCCTTTAAACCCAACCAGCAAACCACTCTGCTGCCGGAGAACGTCAGTGACATCATGGGCTGCCTGAGTGGCCTCCGCAAATTACCAG GGGTGGGACACCAAACCACTAAGAGACTTCAAGCCCTGGGACTGGTCAGCCTTAaagacctgcagctcttcccGTTGACTGACTTGGTGAGAGAGTTTGGAGGCCCCAGTGCTCAGCGCTTGAAGAATCTGGCCCTCGGTGTTGATGACTCGCCTGTGACCCCTACTGGGGCCCCTCAG TCTCTCAGTGATGAAGACTCCTTCAAGAAAATGTCATCAACTAAAGACGTGTTGGAAAAGATTCAACAGCTCCTGAACAGTCTGGTTGAGAG GATGCACAAAGATGGCAGGCAGCCTCAAACCTTCCGGCTTACCGTACGTAAATACTCAGCGACCAACAAGTGGTTCAGTCGGGAGAGCCGGCAGTGTCCGATCCCCAACCACATCGGACAGAAGATCACCTCTG GCAGCGGTGATGAAGCTCTGGTCCAGCTGGTCCCCCTGGCCATGAAACTTTTCCACAAGCTGGTGGACACCAGCTCAGCCTTCCATCTCACCCTCATCAATGTGTGCTTCAGTAACCTGCAGGCCAGAGGACCTGCCGCCAGCGGAAAGGGCTCAATAACGTCTTTCTTTACTCACAgcacatctcctgcaaaaacacaaatccTCTCATCACAAAGCCAG GACAATTCCTCTCAGAGTGGGGATAGTCACCACGTGGATCATCGGTTCAGCGCCCGCAGCATGATTACTCAACATACCTCACAAAAGACAGTCTCCACAAAAAGCCCCTCTAGCTCTGAGGCAGCATTACGTGGgttcaaaagaaaacagagcacTGTTGTCCCGTTAGAAGCGTCTCAGCTTCAGAAAGCATCCTGCAGCACAGTGGGGTCAGACCCCAATGAGACAAATAACACTGTGACATATCGACTGCCTCCAAATGTTGATCTGGAAGTGTTCAGGCTTCTCCCTGAGGAAATCCAGAAGGAGGTGTTATCTCCCGCCTACGCTAACTCCCTTCCCAGCTCTCTCATGACTACTACCAACCAGTCCACCCCTGCTGCAGTTGTTGATATCCCCCACATATCAGAGAGCACCTCTCTGCTGTGCCCCCCACCCTCCAAGCCTGTCCCACAGTCGTTTCCAGACTCACAAAAtctcacagacagaaaagaagcTGTAAACAAACCGGATCCATCAGACAGAGCAACCACCGTGAATCACCAGCAGCCTCCAGGCACAAGTTCAGCTCCAAGAGAAAACATGACGGAAGAAGGGAGATCATCATTCCCCCGGTCTTCTGACTGTGAGTTTCCAGTAAATGTGGACCCTAAGGTGTTTTCTGAGCTTCCACTGGATGTTCAGAGGGAGTTGATGTCTGAATGGAAGCAACAGAAGCCAGTCCTGAAGACCCCCGCATCGAGGAAACCAGGGAGAAGCTCGATGACCAAAGACAAAAAGTCTGCAGGAAAAACCAGTCAGGCAAACAATTTGTTGAATTATTTCAAACCCAGTTAG
- the poli gene encoding DNA polymerase iota isoform X3, giving the protein MFFACSGADAKAADHPRLALGSHIAAELREALHSKLGLTGCAGVATNKLLAKLVSGAFKPNQQTTLLPENVSDIMGCLSGLRKLPGVGHQTTKRLQALGLVSLKDLQLFPLTDLVREFGGPSAQRLKNLALGVDDSPVTPTGAPQSLSDEDSFKKMSSTKDVLEKIQQLLNSLVERMHKDGRQPQTFRLTVRKYSATNKWFSRESRQCPIPNHIGQKITSGSGDEALVQLVPLAMKLFHKLVDTSSAFHLTLINVCFSNLQARGPAASGKGSITSFFTHSTSPAKTQILSSQSQDNSSQSGDSHHVDHRFSARSMITQHTSQKTVSTKSPSSSEAALRGFKRKQSTVVPLEASQLQKASCSTVGSDPNETNNTVTYRLPPNVDLEVFRLLPEEIQKEVLSPAYANSLPSSLMTTTNQSTPAAVVDIPHISESTSLLCPPPSKPVPQSFPDSQNLTDRKEAVNKPDPSDRATTVNHQQPPGTSSAPRENMTEEGRSSFPRSSDCEFPVNVDPKVFSELPLDVQRELMSEWKQQKPVLKTPASRKPGRSSMTKDKKSAGKTSQANNLLNYFKPS; this is encoded by the exons ATGTTCTTTGCCTGCTCAGGTGCAGACGCTAAAGCCGCTGACCACCCGAGGTTGGCGTTAGGTTCACACATtgcagcagagctgagagaaGCCCTCCACAGCAAACTGGGCCTGACTGGCTGCGCTGGCGTCGCCACTAACAAGCTACTGGCCAAACTGGTGTCGGGTGCCTTTAAACCCAACCAGCAAACCACTCTGCTGCCGGAGAACGTCAGTGACATCATGGGCTGCCTGAGTGGCCTCCGCAAATTACCAG GGGTGGGACACCAAACCACTAAGAGACTTCAAGCCCTGGGACTGGTCAGCCTTAaagacctgcagctcttcccGTTGACTGACTTGGTGAGAGAGTTTGGAGGCCCCAGTGCTCAGCGCTTGAAGAATCTGGCCCTCGGTGTTGATGACTCGCCTGTGACCCCTACTGGGGCCCCTCAG TCTCTCAGTGATGAAGACTCCTTCAAGAAAATGTCATCAACTAAAGACGTGTTGGAAAAGATTCAACAGCTCCTGAACAGTCTGGTTGAGAG GATGCACAAAGATGGCAGGCAGCCTCAAACCTTCCGGCTTACCGTACGTAAATACTCAGCGACCAACAAGTGGTTCAGTCGGGAGAGCCGGCAGTGTCCGATCCCCAACCACATCGGACAGAAGATCACCTCTG GCAGCGGTGATGAAGCTCTGGTCCAGCTGGTCCCCCTGGCCATGAAACTTTTCCACAAGCTGGTGGACACCAGCTCAGCCTTCCATCTCACCCTCATCAATGTGTGCTTCAGTAACCTGCAGGCCAGAGGACCTGCCGCCAGCGGAAAGGGCTCAATAACGTCTTTCTTTACTCACAgcacatctcctgcaaaaacacaaatccTCTCATCACAAAGCCAG GACAATTCCTCTCAGAGTGGGGATAGTCACCACGTGGATCATCGGTTCAGCGCCCGCAGCATGATTACTCAACATACCTCACAAAAGACAGTCTCCACAAAAAGCCCCTCTAGCTCTGAGGCAGCATTACGTGGgttcaaaagaaaacagagcacTGTTGTCCCGTTAGAAGCGTCTCAGCTTCAGAAAGCATCCTGCAGCACAGTGGGGTCAGACCCCAATGAGACAAATAACACTGTGACATATCGACTGCCTCCAAATGTTGATCTGGAAGTGTTCAGGCTTCTCCCTGAGGAAATCCAGAAGGAGGTGTTATCTCCCGCCTACGCTAACTCCCTTCCCAGCTCTCTCATGACTACTACCAACCAGTCCACCCCTGCTGCAGTTGTTGATATCCCCCACATATCAGAGAGCACCTCTCTGCTGTGCCCCCCACCCTCCAAGCCTGTCCCACAGTCGTTTCCAGACTCACAAAAtctcacagacagaaaagaagcTGTAAACAAACCGGATCCATCAGACAGAGCAACCACCGTGAATCACCAGCAGCCTCCAGGCACAAGTTCAGCTCCAAGAGAAAACATGACGGAAGAAGGGAGATCATCATTCCCCCGGTCTTCTGACTGTGAGTTTCCAGTAAATGTGGACCCTAAGGTGTTTTCTGAGCTTCCACTGGATGTTCAGAGGGAGTTGATGTCTGAATGGAAGCAACAGAAGCCAGTCCTGAAGACCCCCGCATCGAGGAAACCAGGGAGAAGCTCGATGACCAAAGACAAAAAGTCTGCAGGAAAAACCAGTCAGGCAAACAATTTGTTGAATTATTTCAAACCCAGTTAG